From the Oryctolagus cuniculus chromosome 17, mOryCun1.1, whole genome shotgun sequence genome, the window GGGAGGAGTCTATCGACCTCTTGCCCGGGGTCAAGGTACACCTGCCGTTGGCCCATAGCACTTAACAGTGGAGCCATCCACCCGGCCAGACCCAACCATGAATTCATGGaaactgctttttatttctttcacttccaTGTGTCTGTTTTCTGGTGGTAAAACGGAGACATTGGAGTATGCATTCTCTGTTGCTCGTGCCTTCTGTCACTCAGGCACTGACTGTTCACTGAGCGTCCCTTTTGTTTTGTGCACTGGGGAATCACAGTGAACACACAGGATCTTGACTTATTGCTGCCTTTCTCTGATGGTGAAGCTGGACTTCACCCAGTAAGTAGTGGAAATTGGAGTGGTGCTAAAATAAGAGcggtgggggctggtgctctagcatagtgtgctaagcctctgtctgcagcgccggcatcccatatgggcaccggttcatatcctggctgctcctcttctgattcaagcctctgctatggcctgagaaaacagtagaagatggcccaagtccttgggtctctgtacctctgtgggagacccagaagaagttcctggctcctggcttcagatcaaccaagctgtggctgttgcggccatttgaggagtgaactagaggatggaagacctttctctctctccctctcactgtctatagctctgcctctgaaataaataaataaataaaatatttaaaataggagCAGTGAAATATAAGTCAGGACACCAGCCAAGTGCAGAGAGTGCACAAAGTCTTCTTGGGATGTTGTGTTCTGACTTCAGGTACGAGTAGGAATTAAATGAAGGATGGAGGTGAGTGACGGTGGACAGAGTGCTTAAGGCAGAGGGAAGAGTGAGAACCTCCAGTCATGAAGTCTAGGGGTCAGGTTGGAGGGAACCTTTGCTCAAGGAATTGAAAAGTATCTCACTGAGCTCTAACAGAGCAGACACAGTGTCAGATCGATAAGGTGTGGATGTGAACAGGTCACAGAGGGATGGTCAGGGTGAGGTtgtggggacagaggggacacagGATAGGGTCTGTCAGACAACAGCAGGCCAGCAGGAAGCCATTTGGGTGTGAATGTGGGCGGGCATGGCCACTCTCCCTCCCTGAGCTCACCGTTCCCTACCTAGCACTGGGAGCTGAGAGAGTAATCGGGTCCAGACCTTGCTGCTGATCAGTGTGTGATCTGGGATAACTCTCCCAGCCTCGTTGAGCCTGGGTTTCCTCACTTAGCACAGGAGATAGTACGGCCTACTCCAGTGGCTCTGGAGGGGATTTAAGAGGTTAAGGGTGAGGGCTCCTAGGAGCACTCACTGCGTGTGCGTTACCTTCCCTTTAACCTTGTCCTCcctccacctcaccccagcctcGACAGGGAGGCCCTGGCAAGAACATTCTCTGCTCAGTTGAACTTGATAGGAAACTCTGCTGTACTTGGCTGGGAGAGGTCTTGCTTTGAGCCTGAACTGTCAGGCCTGGCAGACCCAGGTATACTGAGTCCTTGGTCCAGCTGAGGGGACGCAACCCTTGGAGACTGCTGGCGTCCTGGAGTTTCTGCCCAGTCCAGAGGTCTAGGACCTCATCCCTTGTCACCTCTCTGCAGTCCTGCCTGCTGCTGTGGAGTGAGTAGAACCCAGCCCCTTGCCATCTCTGGACTCAGAGCTTCCCCCGAGACCTCCCCACTGACTCCCTCCCTTCCAGCGTGACGTCCCTGCCTCCTCACAGGTCGCCCTTATCTGTAATTCTCTCCTTTTGTTAAAAGAGCGAGCCCTGGAATTAGAGGCGCTGCAGAAGCCCATCTCGTTCATCTTTCCTTCCAGTCTAGGAATCTTCTCACCGGCATCCTGGGAGGGGCCCTGTGCCTGTTGAGGGCCTTACACTGAGGGGGTGTGCACCCAGTTCActttgcacttgatcttagccaaaaggctgaagaGCGATCCCAGTTCACTTTGGACAGGTTTCCATGCTCCCTGGGGGTGCTGGCGGTCTGAGCACTTCTTAGCACTACCCAGGTTTGCTTTTAAAACACTTTCCAATTAAAATCACATTGCATACATTTGTCTGTATCATTACATGTTCCTCAAAACATGATTCTAATGATGCCTGGGCTTCTCCTCCTTAACCAACGCAGACTTCCCCCTCTTTCCCTCGCTACTCTGGACCACTTGAGTGCTCTGAGcatattttgctttctcttgCTTTGGCTCTTTCTTCCATAAACTCCTCCCTGACCACAAAGCTGAACTAAACATTCCTCCAGCGTGTGGGCACTTTTGCATCCTACGTTCCTGCGGCATGTGTACATTGCTGTACCTCAACTCGTCCGCCATGTTTGAGGCAATGAAGAAGCAGTGGtgaacaaagccagaagcaaactTTTTTCCCACTTTCTGTGTCCTTCTGTTCTTTGttcaattttttatgtttttttttaagtcttataCTTTACATGTTGCACTTAATTATTGCATAGattttttgttgtcattgttgcTGATGTAATTTTTGTTTAATCTGTACTTCCAGTTTGTGGCTCaaattgagaaaattatttttgcatatatttcTTGTGTCCAATTGTCCTTATGCAAATGATCTATATTCTCAGATACTTAACAGTGTCCCTGGCATGTGGTTCACATTCAGTGAATGTTTGTTGATTGAGTGATTGTCTTAATGTTAGTGCTGGAAGCCTCACCTGTATGTGCCTCATTTTTGTTCAGAGCTCCCCTTTGGAGGTGGGCAGTGAGAGCTTTGAGTCACCCAGAACATGTAAGGGAGACATCTACCTTATGTGGTCAAAGACAAGAGTCCAAGTTTTACAGTTTGAAGGAATTGAGCTTGAATCTTGATTCTACTACTTAAAGACTGTGTAAatcaggaaaattatttttaaggcatTTCTCTGAATATCAATATGTGCTAATCAGTATTTAATAGAGTTGGAAGAATGTTAATCTTTGAAATTTAAAGATTCCAGGGTATATGAATTTGTGCATCTTTTGTCCTGTTTTTATAACCTTTTAGGTCCTTGCCTGAGTTGATGCTTTCATCCTGTAACTTGATGTTTTCCATATGTATCAATGCTATTGCTTTGTGTATGTTGATTCTATAATGTGTTACTGTTCtgaatattctttttgtttttcagttgattttcttGTGAAAGTCTTTCATCTGTAAATGGAGATAATTGTACCTCTTCCCTTTTATGcttttaattgatttttcttgtctaattgtATGGGAGTAAGTCTTCAAGTACAGTATTTAATAATTTCAATAATAGGTAtcctcatctttttaaaaaagatttattttatttatttggtcatTAGGAGGGGTTGAACCATTGAAGGTATCTCcccttgcccctcccccatcttactctacctttcaaatgaacaaataaataagcctttaaaagtgtttattattttcatttactttaaaggcagagtgatacagagatagagacagagagcaagagtgagagcgagagagagcgagcaagagagagaaagagagagatcttccatcctctgtttcactccccaaatgcttgcaatagtacagctgggccaggccaaaaccaggagcctggaactctgtctgtccccagagcagatggcagggacccaagcattttggccaccATCCAATGTCTCCAAGTATTCTTTAGCAGGAAGGTGAGTGAGAAagtgagcatccaggacttgaactggccctctgtTCAGGATGTAGGAGACCCaagcgacagcttaacccactgctccacaaagCCTGTCTCCCATCCCAATTTTAATTGGCCcataataattgcacatatttatgagatgcagtggtgatgattctgtacatgtgtacaatgtgtgaTGATTCAATCAGGATAATTGTCCTTTCcatctccttaaatatttatcactTCTTTGTGCTGGGAAACTCTTCTCTGGTGGTTCTTTACAAAAGATACGAGTTAAACTGTTGCAAGCTACAGTCAGCCTAGTGTGCATCAGAGCCACAGAGCTTATTCCTGCTCTCTAACTGTATGTTGGTGACCTTGCTGTATACCTCCTTCTAGGTGTCTGTCATCCTTAGACTAGATCACAATTTGTCCTTTGCTGTTTCACTGACACCTTAAAGAACGATCTGTCTACAGTGGGTCTTTACTAAATAGGTATTTGGTGAATATTGGTTTCTAGAAGGATGGATTATACTAAGATGTGTTTTAAGAAAGTTGACTTAATACTATGGGTCAGAATAGGTCCCTTCTGGGTGAGTGATGTGAGTAGGTGGGGGAAATATAGATCAAAATTCTGTAAGACTTTAACACAGGGAGTTATGTCCATCCCATTAGACTCAAAATTCTCAAGTTGGGATTTCATTGCATTGTTTACCTGGCAGTGTAGCAGGTGCAAAACTGATACCTAATTTCTgtagaacaaatgaatgaaagattCTTGAATCCTGAGTGTACTGctaaagaaacagaaagtacAACTAAAGACATTGGGacagaaaacagtgtggagaacTCAAACAAGAAATATATTTGAATCATCTAAGTTGTGTCTCCTATACTTCCTAGTATCGTGTGTTTAGTGGGTTTCAGTAGGAATTTCCCACGCATGTGGCAGGTGGTTGGAACAAACACATTGCCATTCTTCTCCAGAGTTCAGAGAACAGTGTGCTCGCCTATGATCCAAAGAGAAATAttttcggggccggtgctgtggctcagcaggttaatgccctggcctgaagcaccagcatcccatatgggcactggttctagtcctggctgctcctcttctgatccagctctctgctatggcctgggaaagcagtagaagatggcccaagtctttgggcccctgcacccatgtgggagactcagaagaagctcctggctcctggctttggatcggtgcagttccagctgttgcagccaactggggagtgaaccatcggttggaagacctctctctctctctctctctctctctctctgcctctcctctctgtgtgactctgactttcaaataaataaataaatcttaaaaaaaagagaaatattttacagAGTATTAATGGGGCTCACTTTAGATCTTTCGCTGTGACCTCAGGCTCATGGAAAGAGAGAACCAGACCAGCATCTTTGAGTTCCTCCTCTGGGGACTCTCAGAGTGGCCAGAGCAGCAGAGCGTCCTTTTCCTGCTGTTCCTGTGGATGTACGtggtcactgtggctgggaaCCTGCTCATCATCCTGGCCATTGGCACGGACAGACGTCTCCAtacccccatgtacttcttcctcgcCAGCCTGTCCTGGGCGGATATCCTTTTCACCTCCACCACCGTGCCCAAGGCCCTGGTGAACATCCACACCCACAGCAGGGCCATCTCCTACTCGGgatgcctggctcagctctactTCTTCCTGACTTTTGGAGACATGGACATCTTTCTGCTGGCCACCATGGCCTACGACCGCTACGTGGCTATTTGCCTCCCCCTCCACTACAGGATGATCATGAGCCTGCGGCGCTGTGTGTTCATGGTGACCGCCTGCTGGATCCTCACAACTCTCGTCGCCATGACCCACACCTTCCTCATATTCCAGCTATCCTTCTGCTCCACAAAGGTCATTCCTGACTTCTTCTGTGATCTGGAACCCCTGATGAAGGTGTCTTGCTCTGATACCCAGGCCAATGAGTTGGTGCTTCTCTTCCTGGGGGGTGCAGTCATCTTAATCCCATTtttgcttatcctggtctcttaCCTCTGCATTGCCTCTGCCATCCTCAGAGTCCCCTCTGCCCAGGGGAAGCGCaaggccttctccacctgtgggtcccaccTTGCTGTCGTAGCCCTGTTTTTTGGGACGGTGATCAGGGCTTATCTGTGcccctcatcctcttcctccaGCTCAGTAAAGGAGGACACAGCGGCTGCTGTCATGTACACTGTGATCACTCCCCtgctgaaccccttcatctacagcctgaggaacaaggACATGAAGCAAGCTCTGGTCAGACTTCTCAGGGGCCAGGTCCTCTTCTCCTGAGCCCACTGACTCCTGCAGAGAGGCTGAATGTGTCCTGCATCTCCTCTCCTCAGCTGGGGGCTTCCAGAAATTTCCACCTCTGGTGTCTCATCGCTGAACCCCACATGTACCTTATCACTGGTCCCATCCATAACTCCCCACCATGAATTTGGTTGAGGAAAGCCATGATCTCATTTTGTTCCTTAAAGCTGACCTGTTAAGAGTtgcttacttgtttattttacttattaataaCTTCTCACAAGGAGGAATGTCTTTTGCATTATTCATAATTCTAAAATTTCATGCAAACTTTTATGCTAATTTGTCAAAAATTTATCAGTTAGATTATGGAAAGTAGATTAATGACAAAAATAGCAAATAAAGTCTATCAGAAGGCAAAGAATTTATAACTTTTAGTGAATAAGTATTGTAAACCTGGGAAATTATATTAAGCTCTTGTTGCCTcaatgatataaataaaaaatatgtatagTTATTAAAACAAAGTTCTCAACCATATAGGAGTGATTCATGTTCTTTTTGGACAAAAGGTTTACAAACAACTTTTAATGAGAAGATAAATAAGTTGAAGTTAAATAACATGGTAAGTAGTGTGTAGCTCTTCTTCAACCTTCTTTGTTAATTGCCTAGGTTTTACCTGATTGTGAATGTTATGTCTGtagcccatgcaggtgcagggtttcACCTGGGATTATAGCCATCCTGGAAGCTTGGCAAAGATGGCTGTGGAGCACACACCGAGTTTTGCTTCCTTATGTTGAACAACATCCCCTGACCCCTAGCTGGCAGGCGTGAAGCAGTCAGTGATAGTGCCATAGTCAAGGAGCAGGTGATGCCTTCAGAAAGGAGACAGTCAATAGGCCCTGAGGAGGAGGGTGCAGAGTTCGGGTTCAGTACCTTGAGCTCAATGCCTGTGTCCTCAGATCCATTAGTAGTCCCCATTTTATCCAGCTCATATCCTATAATAAGGGGCTTCCATTTGTCattgtcattaaaataaatttacctatttttttccaaatagggTGGATATATATCCTGTAATTcagaattcctttcttttttaagatttatttatttatttgaaagttagagttacacagagagaaggagaggcagagagagagagagagagagagagagagagagaggtctcccatccgctggttcactccccaattggctgcaatgactggagctgtgctgatctgaagccaggacccaggagcttcttctgggtctcccatgcgggtgcagggacccaaaggcttggaccatattctaccgttttcccaggccatagcatagagctggattggaagtggagcagccaggacatgaattggtgcccatatgggatgccagcactacaagcagtggctttacccctacaCCAATGCACTGGCacctagaattcttttttttttttaattttttttgatttgacagatagagttagacagtaaaagagagagacagaaagaaaggtcttctttccattggttaaccccccaaatggttgctagtaaaagagagagacagaaagaaaggtcttctttccattggttaaccctccaaatggttgctacggctggaactatgctgatctgaagctaggagccatatgcttcttcctagtcttccatgcgggtgcaggtgcccaagcacctgggccatcctccactgccttcctgggccacagcagagagctggactggaagaggagcaactgggacagaatccggcgcccatatgggatactggtgccataggcagaggattaaccaagtgaaccatgacACCAGCACCCGCAGAATTCCTTTCAATGTGGTGGCCAGTTATGAGCTAGGACTCATATGTAAGACCAGTGAAACAAGATACAGTCCCCACTACCACAGTTTGGCCCAGGGGCATGATTGTGGATTACCATCTCCACTCTCTACTATCTGTTTT encodes:
- the LOC103351486 gene encoding olfactory receptor 1P1-like — encoded protein: MAGTQAFWPPSNVSKLMERENQTSIFEFLLWGLSEWPEQQSVLFLLFLWMYVVTVAGNLLIILAIGTDRRLHTPMYFFLASLSWADILFTSTTVPKALVNIHTHSRAISYSGCLAQLYFFLTFGDMDIFLLATMAYDRYVAICLPLHYRMIMSLRRCVFMVTACWILTTLVAMTHTFLIFQLSFCSTKVIPDFFCDLEPLMKVSCSDTQANELVLLFLGGAVILIPFLLILVSYLCIASAILRVPSAQGKRKAFSTCGSHLAVVALFFGTVIRAYLCPSSSSSSSVKEDTAAAVMYTVITPLLNPFIYSLRNKDMKQALVRLLRGQVLFS